The DNA window ACCTTCCAATCAAAGCGTCAGGTTCCAAGGTTGTTAAGCTTGGAGATGTTGCCCAAATAAAAAGAACATTCAAAGATCCCTCAAGTTTTTCAAGAGTAAATGGAAAAGATGCAATCACTCTCTCCATTAAAAAAAGAGTTGGATTTAATGAACTTGATATTGCAAATACTGTAAGAGAACAAATTGATGGTTTTAAATCTGAATTACCTCAAAAACTTTTAATTACTCCTGGACTAGATACAACACAATTTGCTGGAGACATGGTAAATGAATTACAAGGCAATATCATTACTGCTGTTGTTTTGGTAATGGTTCTTGTAGTTGCCACTCTAGGCTTGAGAAATGGAATTATAGTAGGCATCGCGATTCCTTTTTCTTTTCTCGTAACTTTTGGAGTTCTTTATTACGTTCTTGGTTATGAATTCAATTTCCTAGTAATGTTTGGAATGCTACTAGGTCTTGGTATGTTGATAGATGGTGGAATAGTTATTGTCGAGTATGCGGATAAACTTATTGATAAAGGCCAAAACAGATTAGAAGCTTATAAAAATTCTGCTCAAAGGATGTTTACCCCAGTCGTTGCTTCTGTTCTCACAACGGTTGCTGCATTTACACCACTAATGGTTTGGCCCGGCATGTCAGGTAAATTTATGAGATATTTACCAATAACTGTTTTTGTTGTTCTGATGGCCTCTTTAGCCTATGCATTAATATTTGCTCCTGTCATCGGTTCCTTATTTGGTAGAAGAAAAGGACAAAAAGATGAGTCAAACGATAATGAGGATACATTTCTCAAAAGAATATATAAAAAAGCAATCAACTTTTCTCTTAAAAACCCTCTTGAAACAATTGCATATACATTTTTCTTTGTGCTGCTGGTTATTCCTTTAGGAATAGTAGGAAATTATGGAAAAAGTTTTGTCTACTTTCCAAGTGTTGATCCATGGATAATAAATGTCAATATTCAGGCAAGAGGAAACATTTCCCCTTATGAGGCAAAAAACATGGCTTTAGAGGTCGAGGATAAAATTATAGGCCTCAAAGGGGTTGATGATGTTCTAATGACAGTTTCAAATTCTGACTGGGGTGGAGGCTCAGGTGTTGCAAGAGGATATATTCTTGTTGAAGATCCTAAAACATTGGACATAAGTGGTTTTGAAGTTTTAGATAACATAAGAAATCAGTTTGATGATAATGCAGGTTACAAGGTAACTGTTAGAGAAGTTCAAGAAGGGCCCGGGCAATTTACAGCGCCAGTTGAAATAAGACTCCTTAGTGAAAATAGAGCTTTAATAGATAAAAAGACTCTTGAGTTGCGAGACTACATTGAAAATAATATTGATGGCTTAACTGGCCTATCAGACACAACTCCAAAATATAAAATTGAATGGAAATTAGATGTTGATAAAGAGCGTGCATATCAGGCTGGAATAAATTTATTTGAAATTGGCTCTGCAGTCCAGATGGTTACAAATGGAATATTATTAGGAGAATATCGACCAGATGATTCACGTGAAGAAATTGAAATTAGAGCAAGATTTCCTGCAGATCAAAGAACTCTCTCAAGCTTGGATCAAATTTCAGTAAATACAAGAAATGGAGCTGTTCCTGTTTCAAGCTTTGTTAAGGTTGATGCAAGACAGAATGCTACATCTTTAAATAAAATTGATGGGAAATATTACCATGAGATAAGTGGAATAAATAAACCTGGATATAACCTCTATGATGAGATATCAAAAATTAAACAATGGATGGAAGATACTGATTTTGAGGACTCTAGAATGGAAGTTAGATTTGGAGGATTAACTCAACAAGGTGATGAGGCTACGAACTTTCTCCTTTTAGCAATGGTAGGAGCATTATTTCTGATGTTCATTATTTTAGTAACCCAATTTAATAGCATATCCCAACCTATAATCATTTTAATGTCTGTAATTTTTTCAACTTCTGGAGTCTTCTTGGGACTTACTATTTCACAGGTTGAGCCCTCAACAATAATGACTGGAACAGCAATAGTAGGTCTTGCCGGAATTGTTGTAAACAACAACATTGTTTTAATAGATACTTATAATCGACTAAAAATAGATTTTCCTGATAAAAATATCGAAGAGCTCATCACAGAAACTTGCATGAGTAGATTGCGACCTGTTCTTCTTACAACAATTACCACAATTTTTGGTCTTATTTTCCTTGCTTCTGGATATAGTATCGACTTACTAAATCAAACAGTATATGAAGGAACTTCGACTGTAAAATGGTATCAAGCATTTGGAATCAGTATTTGCTGGGGCTTAGGATTTAGTACAGTGATTACACTTATAGCTACCCCTGCTCTTCTTATGATTCTTGAAAAATTTACCAACTGGTCAAAGAATTTACGTGGTGGTTATAGCGGCTGACTATATTTCAAATAGTTTTATAGAATTTAAGGTAAAATATTTTTATGGCAAAGTTTGAAGAATCAATTAAAGAACTAGAAAAAATTGTTAAAACACTTGAAGATGATGATCCTAGCTTAGAGGATTCATTAAAGAAATTTGAGAAAGGTGTAGCCTTAATAAAAGTGTGTCAAAAGGAACTTGAGACAGCTGAAAATAAAATTAAAGAGCTTACTGAAAATGGCGATACAAAAATCTTCGACGAAAACAGCTCTTGATCTTGGTAACTTTGAATCAGTTGTTGATGAAAAACTAAATTCAATATTTCAAAGGTTAACAAACAATCAAACCATTATAGACAAATCCATTAGTTACGCCTTATCTAACCAAGGCAAAAGAATTCGACCTACTCTAGTCTTTCTAGTAGGGAACTTTTTGGGAATAGAAACATCACGCCTAGAAAGCATTGCTGGTGCAATCGAATTAATACATACTTATTCTTTAGTCCATGA is part of the SAR86 cluster bacterium genome and encodes:
- a CDS encoding efflux RND transporter permease subunit — its product is MGIVSTAVTKFRTSILIMIFCVLAGILGRASMPIASNPNVTFPWVNVVVTLAGASPEDMARLVAKPIENRFLRLEGQEEVFSVSGQSYTYVRVKYDIDYDIDQAILDVERAVGEVRNQLPPEAEDPRVVEYADNDQPILVYSISGFSNLRAGYQVAKNIEERLEKVPGVLEISVDGVPEELLEVSVSKSKLEGLGVTLGEIANAVRFNNVLIPAGFQDTGSGRFAVEIPSVFETSEDVYNLPIKASGSKVVKLGDVAQIKRTFKDPSSFSRVNGKDAITLSIKKRVGFNELDIANTVREQIDGFKSELPQKLLITPGLDTTQFAGDMVNELQGNIITAVVLVMVLVVATLGLRNGIIVGIAIPFSFLVTFGVLYYVLGYEFNFLVMFGMLLGLGMLIDGGIVIVEYADKLIDKGQNRLEAYKNSAQRMFTPVVASVLTTVAAFTPLMVWPGMSGKFMRYLPITVFVVLMASLAYALIFAPVIGSLFGRRKGQKDESNDNEDTFLKRIYKKAINFSLKNPLETIAYTFFFVLLVIPLGIVGNYGKSFVYFPSVDPWIINVNIQARGNISPYEAKNMALEVEDKIIGLKGVDDVLMTVSNSDWGGGSGVARGYILVEDPKTLDISGFEVLDNIRNQFDDNAGYKVTVREVQEGPGQFTAPVEIRLLSENRALIDKKTLELRDYIENNIDGLTGLSDTTPKYKIEWKLDVDKERAYQAGINLFEIGSAVQMVTNGILLGEYRPDDSREEIEIRARFPADQRTLSSLDQISVNTRNGAVPVSSFVKVDARQNATSLNKIDGKYYHEISGINKPGYNLYDEISKIKQWMEDTDFEDSRMEVRFGGLTQQGDEATNFLLLAMVGALFLMFIILVTQFNSISQPIIILMSVIFSTSGVFLGLTISQVEPSTIMTGTAIVGLAGIVVNNNIVLIDTYNRLKIDFPDKNIEELITETCMSRLRPVLLTTITTIFGLIFLASGYSIDLLNQTVYEGTSTVKWYQAFGISICWGLGFSTVITLIATPALLMILEKFTNWSKNLRGGYSG
- a CDS encoding exodeoxyribonuclease VII small subunit — its product is MAKFEESIKELEKIVKTLEDDDPSLEDSLKKFEKGVALIKVCQKELETAENKIKELTENGDTKIFDENSS